In one Halorubrum sp. CBA1229 genomic region, the following are encoded:
- a CDS encoding CPBP family intramembrane glutamic endopeptidase, with amino-acid sequence MPDWAAFAAATVALTLLLLYFTRRSQRLLERARIVDSRGDVDSRGDIVDAGRDARVESGDAESDGPQGDNAESDDIEGSGIEGGSPEGDDAEGGDTESDRLDGHPPDDRPVLTTRLLLANAATSQAAGLAVLAAVAWWTAVPAAAFGIAGPHPTLGASGVASLGVPGVVALGVAAGAVLAAGNEAAARLGSRVGLAPSDRLRAAMAPGTAGEWVLLLGVALPVVAVFEEALFRGALVGALAVGFAVEPWLLAVVSSVAFGLGHGAQGRLGIVVAGALGLALAGLFVATGSLLVPVVAHYVVNAAEFAVHERS; translated from the coding sequence ATGCCCGACTGGGCGGCGTTCGCGGCCGCGACCGTCGCCCTGACGCTGCTGCTTCTCTATTTTACCCGGCGCTCCCAGCGCCTGCTGGAGCGGGCGCGGATCGTCGACTCCCGGGGCGACGTCGACTCCCGAGGTGATATCGTCGACGCCGGCCGCGACGCAAGGGTCGAGAGCGGTGACGCCGAGAGCGACGGCCCCCAAGGAGATAACGCCGAGAGCGACGACATCGAGGGCAGTGGCATCGAAGGCGGTAGCCCCGAGGGAGATGACGCCGAGGGCGGAGACACCGAGAGCGACCGCCTCGACGGCCACCCGCCCGACGACCGCCCGGTGCTCACGACGCGGTTGCTTCTGGCCAACGCCGCGACGTCGCAGGCGGCCGGGCTCGCCGTCCTCGCGGCGGTCGCGTGGTGGACCGCGGTGCCGGCGGCGGCGTTCGGAATTGCCGGGCCACATCCGACGCTCGGTGCGTCGGGAGTCGCGTCGCTCGGAGTCCCCGGCGTCGTCGCCCTCGGCGTCGCCGCCGGAGCGGTCCTCGCCGCGGGCAACGAGGCGGCCGCGCGGCTCGGGTCGCGGGTCGGCCTCGCGCCCTCGGATCGACTCCGCGCGGCGATGGCTCCCGGGACGGCCGGCGAGTGGGTCCTGCTGCTCGGCGTCGCGCTCCCGGTCGTCGCGGTCTTCGAGGAGGCGCTCTTCCGCGGCGCGCTGGTGGGCGCGCTTGCGGTCGGGTTCGCGGTCGAGCCGTGGCTTCTCGCGGTCGTCTCCTCGGTCGCCTTCGGGCTCGGACACGGGGCGCAGGGGCGACTCGGGATCGTCGTCGCCGGCGCGCTCGGGCTGGCGCTCGCGGGGCTGTTCGTCGCCACCGGGAGCCTCCTCGTCCCCGTCGTCGCCCACTACGTCGTCAACGCCGCCGAGTTCGCCGTTCACGAGCGGTCGTAG
- a CDS encoding transcription initiation factor IIB family protein translates to MYRASDRVDNAAWIDRLDDACATLDLDEEALSTATDLFLSRAPDDERGKRVAAAASLYAAALIRGQERSQSAVADAMGVSRLSVQKRWKPILKDAGFSPPTW, encoded by the coding sequence ATGTATCGAGCGAGCGATCGCGTCGACAACGCGGCGTGGATCGACCGGCTCGACGACGCGTGCGCGACGCTCGACCTCGACGAGGAGGCGCTCTCGACGGCGACGGACCTGTTCCTGTCGCGAGCGCCGGACGACGAGCGCGGGAAGCGCGTCGCGGCCGCCGCCAGCCTCTACGCCGCCGCGCTGATCCGCGGGCAGGAGCGCTCGCAGTCCGCCGTCGCCGACGCGATGGGCGTCTCCCGGCTCTCCGTCCAGAAGCGCTGGAAGCCCATCTTAAAAGACGCCGGCTTCTCGCCGCCGACGTGGTAG
- a CDS encoding DUF302 domain-containing protein, translating to MEYTRETAVTGEFDAVVDATIAALGDEGFGVLSDIDIQATLEAKLGEEFRQYRILGACNPPLAHDGLTEEIELGALLPCNVIVYESDEGDVVVSAVDPKRLLAIADNDALDPIGAEVTERIDRVLAAVAGEFESVSED from the coding sequence ATGGAGTACACAAGAGAGACGGCAGTCACCGGTGAGTTCGACGCCGTCGTCGACGCGACGATCGCCGCCCTCGGCGACGAGGGATTCGGCGTCCTCAGCGACATCGACATCCAGGCGACGCTCGAAGCGAAGCTCGGCGAGGAGTTCCGTCAGTATCGGATCCTCGGCGCGTGTAACCCCCCGCTGGCACACGACGGACTGACCGAGGAGATCGAACTCGGCGCGCTCTTGCCCTGCAACGTCATCGTCTACGAGAGCGACGAGGGGGACGTCGTGGTGAGCGCGGTCGATCCGAAGCGGCTGCTCGCGATCGCCGACAACGACGCTCTCGACCCGATCGGGGCCGAGGTCACCGAGCGAATCGATCGCGTCTTGGCGGCCGTTGCGGGCGAGTTCGAATCCGTCTCGGAGGACTGA
- the nth gene encoding endonuclease III — protein MSTQAWDETRVRELHDDLVALYEPVDRVAEHGADPTAEPGEGVRQLVTTILSQNVADANTSRATEALFDRYDDFAAIEAADHDELAETIRVAGLADQKAARIQRALAAIREETGGAYSLAFLDAMATADAKEWLTAIKGVGPKTASVVLNFHFGKPTMAVDTHVERVSKRFGLVPASASNQAAHDALDGLVPDELIYPLHVLLIRHGRTHCSARGADCDNPVCERYCDCAFCA, from the coding sequence ATGTCCACGCAAGCGTGGGACGAGACGCGGGTGCGCGAGCTGCACGACGACCTGGTGGCGCTGTACGAGCCGGTGGACCGCGTCGCCGAGCACGGCGCCGACCCGACCGCCGAGCCCGGCGAGGGCGTGCGCCAGCTGGTGACGACGATCCTCTCGCAGAACGTCGCCGACGCGAACACGAGCCGCGCGACGGAGGCGCTGTTCGACCGCTACGACGACTTCGCGGCCATCGAGGCCGCCGACCACGACGAGCTGGCCGAGACGATCCGCGTGGCGGGGCTCGCCGACCAGAAGGCCGCGCGTATCCAGCGCGCGCTCGCAGCCATCCGCGAGGAGACCGGCGGCGCCTACTCGCTGGCGTTCCTCGACGCGATGGCGACCGCTGACGCGAAAGAGTGGCTCACGGCGATCAAAGGCGTCGGCCCGAAGACCGCTAGCGTCGTCTTGAACTTCCACTTCGGCAAGCCGACGATGGCGGTCGACACCCACGTCGAGCGCGTCTCGAAGCGCTTCGGGCTCGTCCCGGCGTCGGCCTCGAATCAGGCCGCCCACGACGCCCTCGACGGGCTGGTGCCCGACGAGCTGATCTACCCGCTCCACGTCCTGTTGATCCGCCACGGTCGGACGCACTGCTCGGCGCGGGGCGCCGACTGCGACAACCCCGTCTGCGAGCGCTACTGCGACTGCGCGTTCTGCGCGTGA
- a CDS encoding NOP5/NOP56 family protein, which produces MTDTDADAGWFADPADEAAGRDAAAARDRIANGEADRPRDWPALAVETGFADSTEEYYDRLHEATVAATRATVRERERADDQQLIHAVRAMDDCERTANELAERAAEWAGSLFDDAEPGIEGARAVAAREPDTELERRAVSLAERVVGLAAERDALAETIDRIAPAVAPNLAEMAGPELAARLIALAGGLESLAKKPSGTVQVLGAEDALFAHLSGRAPSPKHGIIYTHDYVRNTRPEDRGSAARALAGKLTLAARVDHYAGERRETLHAELRERMATIRARAEADSAADRDADGDAEGNA; this is translated from the coding sequence ATGACCGACACCGACGCCGACGCGGGCTGGTTCGCGGACCCCGCCGACGAGGCGGCCGGGCGCGACGCGGCCGCCGCCCGCGACCGGATCGCGAACGGAGAGGCGGATCGGCCCCGCGACTGGCCGGCGCTCGCCGTCGAGACCGGGTTCGCCGACTCGACCGAGGAGTACTACGACCGGCTTCACGAGGCGACTGTGGCGGCGACCCGCGCGACCGTCCGCGAGCGCGAGCGCGCCGACGACCAGCAGCTGATCCACGCCGTGCGGGCGATGGACGACTGCGAGCGCACCGCCAACGAGCTGGCCGAGCGCGCCGCCGAGTGGGCGGGGAGCCTGTTCGACGACGCCGAACCGGGGATCGAGGGCGCCCGCGCGGTGGCGGCGCGAGAGCCCGACACCGAACTGGAGCGCCGGGCCGTGTCGCTCGCGGAGCGCGTCGTCGGGCTCGCCGCCGAGCGCGACGCCCTCGCCGAGACGATCGACCGGATCGCGCCCGCGGTCGCGCCGAACCTCGCCGAGATGGCCGGCCCGGAGCTCGCGGCGCGGCTGATCGCGCTCGCCGGCGGGCTGGAGTCGCTCGCGAAGAAGCCCTCCGGCACCGTGCAGGTGCTCGGCGCGGAGGACGCGCTGTTCGCGCACCTCTCGGGGCGCGCGCCCTCGCCGAAACACGGGATCATCTACACGCACGACTACGTCCGGAACACCCGCCCCGAAGATCGGGGATCGGCCGCCAGGGCGCTGGCCGGGAAGCTGACGCTCGCGGCCCGCGTCGACCACTACGCGGGGGAGCGCCGGGAGACCCTCCACGCGGAGCTCCGCGAGCGGATGGCGACGATCCGAGCGCGGGCGGAGGCCGACAGCGCGGCGGACCGCGACGCCGACGGCGACGCGGAGGGCAACGCGTGA
- a CDS encoding nicotinamide-nucleotide adenylyltransferase — MRGFYIGRYQPFHDGHLHMIEEIAEETDEVVLGIGSAGDSHTTRNPFTAGERVMMVTKAVEHLDITTYVVPIEDLDRNSVWVSHVQSMTPRFDVAYSNNPLVVRLFEEAGVEVRGSPMFRRDVLEGTELRERMIHGHDWEALVPEAVIDVIREVDGVERIRRIAETDTNGEPPMDA; from the coding sequence ATGCGCGGGTTCTATATCGGGCGGTATCAGCCGTTTCACGACGGCCATCTGCATATGATCGAGGAGATTGCCGAGGAGACCGACGAGGTCGTCTTGGGGATCGGCTCCGCCGGCGACTCCCACACCACCCGGAACCCGTTCACGGCCGGCGAGCGCGTGATGATGGTGACGAAGGCGGTCGAGCACCTCGACATCACCACCTATGTGGTCCCCATCGAGGACCTCGACCGCAACTCCGTGTGGGTGAGCCACGTCCAGAGCATGACCCCGCGGTTCGACGTGGCCTACTCGAACAACCCGCTCGTCGTCCGGCTGTTCGAGGAGGCCGGCGTCGAGGTGCGCGGCTCTCCCATGTTCCGCCGCGACGTGCTGGAGGGGACGGAGCTGCGCGAGCGGATGATCCACGGCCACGACTGGGAGGCGCTCGTCCCGGAGGCCGTCATCGACGTGATCCGAGAGGTCGACGGCGTCGAGCGCATCCGCCGGATCGCCGAGACCGACACGAACGGCGAGCCGCCGATGGACGCGTAG
- a CDS encoding fibrillarin-like rRNA/tRNA 2'-O-methyltransferase — MSDSDLPAGVERREIAGETRLATRGPPVYGEPTADGWRAWDPERSKLGGMFELGLDTGLSGGETVLYLGAASGTTVSHVADFAGPTYAVEFAPRPARDLLDAAEPRDRLFPLLKDARKPETYAHVVEADVDAIVQDVATRGQATVAARNARFLAEDGRLLLAVKARSEDATAEPSDVFAAALDELRETYEILATQRLDRYHEDHLGVVATPR, encoded by the coding sequence GTGAGCGACTCCGACCTGCCGGCCGGCGTCGAACGCCGCGAGATCGCCGGCGAGACGCGGCTGGCGACGCGCGGGCCCCCCGTGTACGGCGAGCCGACCGCCGACGGCTGGCGGGCGTGGGACCCCGAGCGCTCGAAGCTCGGCGGGATGTTCGAGCTCGGCCTCGACACCGGCCTGAGCGGGGGCGAGACGGTGCTTTATTTGGGGGCGGCCAGCGGAACGACCGTCAGCCACGTCGCCGACTTCGCGGGGCCGACCTACGCGGTCGAGTTCGCCCCGCGCCCCGCCCGCGACCTCCTCGACGCCGCCGAGCCGCGCGACCGACTGTTCCCGCTGTTGAAGGACGCCCGGAAGCCGGAGACGTACGCGCACGTCGTGGAGGCCGACGTCGACGCGATCGTGCAGGACGTCGCGACGCGGGGACAGGCGACCGTGGCGGCACGGAACGCCCGGTTCCTCGCCGAGGACGGGCGGCTACTGCTCGCGGTGAAGGCGCGCAGCGAGGACGCCACCGCGGAGCCGAGCGACGTGTTCGCGGCCGCGCTCGACGAGCTCCGCGAGACGTACGAGATCCTAGCGACGCAACGTCTCGACCGGTACCACGAGGACCACCTCGGCGTCGTCGCGACGCCGCGCTGA
- a CDS encoding CBS domain-containing protein, translated as MSGKPTVGEYMTRDVETVSPDETVGEVAQRMAESDGHNGFPVTQGRTVEGFVAAADLLLADDESPVFTVMSDDLIVAHPDMKVTDAARVILRSGIQRLPVVDDADNLVGIISNTDVVRSQIERATPSKVGKLMRTLEQIHGVALDEERREVRLTNLIPTQARVYADELEGRQYELERGLAEPLVVIDNGGTLHLADGHHRVMAAHEAGIETMDAYVIVPERAVDLGMAQTAEKEGLHDITDIEIVDYARHPLVETTKRLQ; from the coding sequence ATGAGCGGGAAACCGACCGTCGGCGAGTACATGACCCGCGACGTCGAGACCGTGAGCCCCGACGAGACGGTCGGCGAGGTCGCGCAGCGGATGGCCGAGAGCGACGGCCACAACGGGTTCCCCGTCACGCAGGGTCGGACCGTCGAGGGGTTCGTCGCGGCCGCCGACCTGCTGCTCGCCGACGACGAGTCGCCCGTGTTCACCGTGATGTCGGACGACCTCATCGTCGCGCACCCGGACATGAAGGTGACCGACGCCGCACGGGTCATCCTCCGCTCCGGGATCCAGCGGCTGCCCGTCGTCGACGACGCCGACAACCTCGTTGGGATCATCTCGAACACGGACGTGGTCCGGTCGCAGATCGAGCGCGCCACGCCGAGCAAGGTGGGGAAGCTGATGCGGACGCTCGAACAGATCCACGGCGTCGCCCTCGACGAGGAGCGCCGGGAGGTCCGCCTCACCAACCTGATCCCGACGCAGGCGCGGGTGTACGCCGACGAGCTGGAGGGTCGCCAGTACGAGCTGGAGCGAGGACTCGCGGAGCCGCTCGTCGTCATCGACAACGGCGGCACGCTCCACCTCGCCGACGGTCACCACCGAGTGATGGCGGCCCACGAGGCGGGCATCGAGACGATGGACGCGTACGTGATCGTGCCAGAGCGCGCGGTCGATCTCGGGATGGCCCAGACCGCCGAGAAGGAGGGGTTACACGACATCACCGACATCGAGATCGTCGACTACGCGCGCCACCCCCTCGTGGAGACAACGAAGCGGCTGCAGTGA
- the lonB gene encoding ATP-dependent protease LonB, whose translation MSNEKDANDPPTEDPEHPDETGPGASDSAGNGEDAPDDVAPDDAARAPDETIPADEDETVDAAGESADSEGSADGEEPAEVWDDGIVVDDGPDPDDAGAGRGDDSDITPEGVTEQSEDGDIDELGSSVEVEGAEIEEDPDEDDLLGGLKIDTTAELEIPDRLVDQVIGQEHARDVIIKAAKQRRHVMMIGSPGTGKSMLAKAMSELLPKEELQDVLVYHNPDDGNKPKVRTVPAGKGDQIVDAHREEARKRNQMRSLLMWIIIAVVLGYALIIVGQILVGIIAAGVVYLVFRYLNRGSDAMIPNLLVNNGDTKTAPFRDATGAHAGALLGDVRHDPFQSGGMETPSHDRVEAGAIHKANKGVLFIDEINTLDIRSQQHLMTAIQEGEFSITGQSERSSGAMVQTEPVPTDFVMIAAGNLDAMENMHPALRSRIKGYGYEVYMEDTIEDTPEMRRKYVRFIAQEVAKDGRLPEFTAEAVEEIILEAKRRSGRKGHLTLKMRNLGGMVRVAGDIARGEDAEMTTREHVLQAKGRSRSIEQQLADDFIERRKDYELQVSDGYVVGRVNGLAVMGEDSGIMLPVMAEVAPSQGPGEVIATGQLKEMAQESVSNVSAIIKKFSDENISEMDIHIQFVQAGQQGVDGDSASITVATAVISALEDVGVDQSLAMTGSLSVRGDVLPVGGVTHKIEAAAKAGCTRVIIPQANEQDVMIEDEYKEMVEIIPVSHISEVLDIALEGEAEKDSLVSRLKSITGSALKEGNVSGPSSPSPQ comes from the coding sequence ATGAGCAACGAAAAGGACGCGAACGACCCGCCGACCGAGGACCCCGAGCACCCGGACGAGACCGGCCCCGGGGCCTCGGACTCGGCGGGGAACGGCGAGGACGCCCCCGACGACGTCGCTCCCGACGACGCCGCCCGCGCGCCCGACGAGACCATCCCAGCCGACGAGGATGAGACGGTCGATGCGGCCGGGGAGTCGGCAGACAGCGAGGGGTCGGCAGACGGCGAGGAGCCGGCCGAGGTCTGGGACGACGGGATCGTCGTCGACGACGGTCCGGATCCGGACGACGCCGGAGCGGGCCGCGGGGACGATAGCGATATCACCCCCGAGGGCGTCACCGAACAGAGCGAGGACGGCGACATCGACGAGCTCGGGAGCTCCGTCGAGGTCGAGGGTGCCGAGATCGAAGAGGACCCGGACGAGGACGACCTCCTCGGGGGACTCAAGATCGACACCACCGCCGAACTCGAGATCCCCGACCGCCTCGTCGATCAGGTGATCGGGCAGGAGCACGCCCGCGACGTGATCATCAAGGCGGCCAAGCAGCGCCGCCACGTGATGATGATCGGCTCGCCCGGGACCGGGAAGTCGATGCTCGCGAAGGCGATGTCGGAACTGCTCCCGAAAGAGGAGCTGCAGGACGTCCTCGTCTACCACAACCCGGACGACGGCAACAAGCCGAAGGTCCGGACGGTGCCGGCGGGGAAGGGCGACCAGATCGTCGACGCGCACCGCGAGGAGGCGCGCAAGCGCAACCAGATGCGGTCGCTGTTGATGTGGATCATCATCGCCGTCGTGCTGGGCTACGCGCTCATCATCGTCGGCCAGATCCTCGTCGGCATCATCGCCGCCGGGGTCGTCTACCTCGTCTTCCGCTACCTCAACCGCGGCTCCGACGCGATGATCCCGAACCTGTTGGTGAACAACGGCGACACGAAGACGGCGCCGTTCCGCGACGCGACCGGCGCGCACGCCGGTGCGCTGCTCGGCGACGTCCGGCACGACCCGTTCCAGTCCGGCGGGATGGAGACGCCCAGCCACGACCGCGTCGAGGCCGGGGCCATCCACAAGGCGAACAAGGGCGTGCTGTTCATCGACGAGATCAACACACTCGACATCCGCAGCCAGCAGCACCTCATGACGGCGATCCAGGAGGGCGAGTTCTCGATCACGGGCCAGTCCGAGCGCTCCTCGGGCGCGATGGTCCAGACCGAGCCCGTCCCGACCGACTTCGTCATGATCGCGGCCGGGAACCTCGACGCGATGGAGAACATGCACCCGGCGCTCCGGAGCCGTATCAAGGGGTACGGCTACGAGGTGTACATGGAGGACACCATCGAGGACACCCCGGAGATGCGCCGGAAGTACGTCCGGTTCATCGCCCAAGAGGTCGCGAAGGACGGCCGCCTGCCGGAGTTCACGGCCGAGGCCGTCGAGGAGATCATCCTCGAGGCCAAGCGCCGCTCCGGCCGGAAGGGCCACCTCACGCTGAAGATGCGGAACCTCGGCGGGATGGTCCGCGTCGCCGGCGACATCGCCCGCGGCGAGGACGCCGAGATGACCACCCGCGAGCACGTGCTGCAGGCGAAGGGGCGCTCGCGCTCCATCGAACAGCAGCTCGCGGACGACTTCATCGAGCGCCGGAAGGACTACGAGCTGCAGGTCTCCGACGGCTACGTCGTCGGCCGCGTCAACGGCCTCGCCGTGATGGGCGAGGACTCCGGGATCATGCTCCCGGTGATGGCCGAGGTCGCCCCCTCGCAGGGGCCCGGCGAAGTGATCGCCACGGGCCAGCTGAAGGAGATGGCCCAGGAGTCGGTGTCGAACGTCTCCGCGATCATCAAGAAGTTCTCCGACGAGAACATCTCGGAGATGGACATCCACATCCAGTTCGTGCAGGCGGGCCAGCAGGGCGTCGACGGCGACTCCGCGTCCATCACGGTCGCGACCGCCGTCATCTCCGCGCTAGAGGACGTCGGCGTCGACCAGAGCCTCGCGATGACCGGCTCGCTGTCGGTGCGGGGCGACGTGCTCCCCGTCGGCGGCGTGACCCACAAGATTGAGGCGGCCGCGAAGGCCGGCTGCACCCGGGTCATCATCCCGCAGGCGAACGAGCAGGACGTGATGATCGAAGACGAGTACAAGGAGATGGTCGAGATCATTCCGGTCTCGCACATCAGCGAGGTGCTCGACATCGCCTTAGAGGGCGAGGCCGAGAAGGACTCGCTCGTCTCCCGGCTCAAGTCGATCACCGGCTCGGCCCTGAAGGAGGGGAACGTCTCCGGTCCCTCCAGCCCGAGCCCGCAGTAA
- a CDS encoding aspartate aminotransferase family protein — protein MAGPPIHDLHFAEEPSVDNVPGPNSRRLLDRQEAIDSSAVAYPNDIPLAFEEGKGATLKDADGNLFLDFFAGIGVYNVGHANPYVNEGVHEQIDKLTHSVDFPTEPRLDLIDKLDDIAPGSLAGNSRFVFGGPTGSDAVEASIKLAKYNTGGNGLLAFRNSYHGATTGAMSITSNKKFKKPYAPLLPDVVHAPFPYPFREGRGPEESVDRALEEVRAIVEEPYGGLTDPAGIFVEPIQGEGGVVVPPEGFLSGLREIADENDLPLVFDEIQVGMGRTGEWWASEHYDVTPDVMTTAKALGGNGQPLSGTMYHEDLDTWGSGDHAGTYRGHVPAMVGGLRAIEYIQSHDLLDHATEVGTWIRDRLRDAGEGDPGLGQVRGKGLFVGAEFVDASGEPDDDRVDAIQEYCYEHGVLVWTAGQYGNVVRLLPPLVLTQRQAEVGTEVIADAIEATAE, from the coding sequence ATGGCGGGACCGCCGATCCACGACTTGCACTTCGCGGAGGAACCGAGCGTCGATAACGTTCCCGGGCCGAACTCGCGGCGCCTCCTCGACAGACAGGAAGCGATCGACAGCAGCGCGGTCGCGTACCCGAACGACATCCCGCTCGCGTTCGAGGAGGGGAAGGGCGCGACCCTGAAGGACGCGGACGGGAACCTCTTCCTCGACTTCTTCGCCGGCATCGGCGTCTACAACGTCGGCCACGCGAACCCGTACGTCAACGAGGGGGTCCACGAGCAGATCGACAAGCTCACCCACTCGGTCGATTTCCCGACGGAGCCCCGGCTCGACCTCATCGACAAGCTCGACGACATCGCGCCCGGGAGCCTCGCCGGCAACAGCCGCTTCGTCTTCGGCGGTCCCACCGGCAGCGACGCCGTCGAGGCGTCGATCAAGCTCGCGAAGTACAACACGGGCGGCAACGGCCTGCTCGCGTTCCGGAACTCCTACCACGGGGCAACGACCGGCGCGATGAGCATCACGTCGAACAAGAAGTTCAAGAAGCCGTACGCGCCGCTCCTCCCCGACGTGGTGCACGCGCCGTTCCCGTATCCCTTCCGCGAGGGTCGGGGGCCCGAGGAGTCGGTCGACCGCGCGCTCGAGGAGGTCAGGGCGATCGTCGAGGAGCCGTACGGGGGCCTCACGGACCCGGCGGGCATCTTCGTCGAGCCCATCCAAGGCGAGGGCGGCGTCGTCGTCCCGCCGGAGGGGTTCCTCTCGGGACTGCGCGAGATCGCCGACGAGAACGACCTCCCGCTGGTGTTCGACGAGATCCAGGTCGGAATGGGGCGCACCGGCGAGTGGTGGGCGTCCGAGCACTACGACGTGACGCCGGACGTGATGACGACCGCGAAGGCGCTCGGCGGCAACGGCCAGCCGCTGTCGGGGACGATGTACCACGAGGACCTCGACACGTGGGGGTCGGGCGACCACGCGGGCACCTACCGGGGGCACGTCCCCGCGATGGTCGGCGGGCTGCGCGCGATCGAGTACATCCAGTCGCACGACCTGCTCGATCACGCGACGGAGGTCGGCACGTGGATCCGCGACCGCCTCCGCGACGCGGGCGAGGGCGACCCGGGGCTCGGACAGGTCCGCGGCAAGGGGCTGTTCGTCGGCGCCGAGTTCGTCGACGCGAGCGGCGAGCCCGACGACGACCGCGTCGACGCGATTCAGGAGTACTGCTACGAGCACGGCGTCCTCGTCTGGACGGCGGGCCAGTACGGCAACGTCGTCCGGCTGCT
- a CDS encoding phosphatase PAP2 family protein: protein MHAQIGEVLSAVRWVDGLAAEFVAAIRTPFLTEMMTSMTGLGSVTAGVVFVGLFYLAGWREEFVKGVVALSLLGIVVWALMTLVERPFPPNPICVTEGDAGTTSSFPSGHSAAVTAYAGIAWNSDELPFAVAAGFAGLISFSRIYLGTHYLSDTLFGIGLGIAAVLFAEWLLGRVGEEAVLDRLPFEADI, encoded by the coding sequence ATGCACGCGCAGATCGGCGAGGTCCTGAGCGCAGTCCGGTGGGTCGACGGCCTCGCGGCCGAGTTCGTCGCCGCGATCCGAACGCCGTTCCTGACCGAGATGATGACGTCGATGACGGGGCTCGGCTCCGTCACGGCCGGCGTCGTGTTCGTCGGCCTCTTCTACCTCGCCGGCTGGCGCGAGGAGTTCGTCAAGGGCGTCGTCGCGCTCTCGCTGCTCGGGATCGTCGTCTGGGCGCTGATGACGCTCGTCGAGCGCCCGTTCCCGCCGAACCCGATCTGCGTGACCGAGGGCGACGCCGGGACCACGAGCTCGTTCCCCTCCGGCCACTCGGCCGCGGTGACGGCCTACGCAGGGATCGCGTGGAACTCCGACGAGCTCCCCTTCGCGGTCGCCGCCGGCTTCGCCGGGCTGATCTCCTTCTCGCGGATCTACCTCGGCACGCACTACCTCTCGGACACCCTCTTCGGGATCGGGCTCGGGATCGCCGCCGTGCTGTTCGCGGAGTGGCTCCTCGGCCGCGTCGGCGAGGAGGCGGTGCTCGATCGGCTCCCGTTCGAGGCGGACATCTGA
- a CDS encoding SHOCT domain-containing protein, whose product MSSGDRLDATTILILIFGAFALLPLLMMGLGFGGMMGYGGVMGQYGSTGGWWPFVGMLVPFSFLLVIVVGGYLLFRRLGERETAQDPAIAELRAAYARGELTDEEFEARREKLEK is encoded by the coding sequence ATGTCTTCCGGCGATCGACTTGACGCAACGACCATCCTGATCCTAATTTTCGGCGCCTTCGCCCTCCTCCCATTGCTCATGATGGGACTGGGGTTCGGCGGGATGATGGGTTACGGGGGTGTGATGGGCCAGTACGGTAGCACGGGCGGCTGGTGGCCGTTCGTCGGGATGCTCGTCCCGTTCAGCTTCCTCCTCGTGATCGTCGTCGGCGGCTATCTCCTCTTCCGGCGCTTGGGCGAACGGGAGACGGCACAGGACCCCGCGATAGCGGAGCTCCGAGCGGCGTACGCCCGCGGGGAGCTCACCGACGAGGAGTTCGAGGCCCGACGCGAGAAGCTCGAAAAATAG